Proteins encoded in a region of the Clostridium beijerinckii genome:
- a CDS encoding Na+/H+ antiporter yields MFTYILILLICILLSTIISRFIPSLSVPIVQIAIGSLITIIHSEFSIELDPHTFLVMFIAPLLFRDGKNADKRSLWKQRRNILLMALALVIATVILVGLIINKLIPSISLPSAFALAAALSPTDYVAVSVLSKKISLPRKVLHLIEGEGLMNDASGLVSFKFALAAVLTGTFSLFDATISFFIVSIGGIIAGLVLEHILIKFELWIRSLGMEDITVEILLQILTPFIIYLVSEEVFKVSGILAVVVAGMVYSLSSKKLKFRNARLNAVSENTWSVLAYVLNGLIFIIVGLQLPNIIKIAFYEVTINNFEAIIDVLLITLSLLTLRYLWVLFMYRFGDNACKAEKRSVKFHAALLTSLSGVRGAVTLATVLSIPLALENGEPFPERTLILFLSVGVILTTLLITTFILPLFANKNIPKETDYLQIMNKAQIKVWDNTINKLKLEIDNKKYINMIISEYKYRIHQLKRGNSYYKNWNRSSKEEKKWMLICFKKEIENTRKMLQENKIDESTAYFYEKSVRNKIKLMSSVEGFSLIFKEALMRISSLIFNIKKLRYILRGIENKKRSEQQLKDLAMKDLYFTNAKYLIQYVKSIITPENEETLKKIILYYQGVYWVASKPILGKASKYEKKKIQIKAMQLERNTIQSLFENGDITWNIASELRKNLNYIESDVLR; encoded by the coding sequence ATGTTTACTTATATCTTAATATTATTAATTTGCATTTTACTGTCAACTATAATAAGTAGATTTATACCTTCCTTATCAGTTCCTATTGTACAAATTGCAATTGGATCACTAATTACAATAATACATTCAGAATTTAGTATTGAGCTGGATCCTCATACATTTCTAGTAATGTTTATTGCTCCCCTTCTTTTCCGTGATGGGAAAAATGCAGATAAAAGATCTCTATGGAAACAGAGAAGAAATATCCTTTTAATGGCACTAGCTTTAGTTATCGCAACTGTAATATTAGTTGGATTAATTATAAATAAGTTAATTCCATCTATTTCATTGCCTTCAGCTTTTGCACTTGCAGCTGCTTTATCTCCAACTGATTATGTTGCTGTCAGCGTACTTTCAAAAAAAATCTCACTTCCAAGGAAAGTACTTCATCTTATCGAAGGCGAAGGACTTATGAATGACGCATCAGGCCTAGTATCTTTTAAATTCGCATTAGCTGCAGTACTAACTGGAACATTCTCATTATTCGATGCAACTATAAGTTTTTTTATAGTCTCTATTGGGGGAATCATTGCAGGATTAGTTTTAGAGCATATTCTAATTAAGTTCGAGCTTTGGATAAGAAGTCTTGGAATGGAAGATATTACAGTTGAAATACTACTTCAAATTCTAACACCATTTATAATATATCTTGTATCAGAGGAAGTATTTAAAGTCTCAGGTATATTAGCTGTGGTTGTAGCTGGAATGGTATATTCACTATCATCTAAAAAACTGAAGTTTAGAAATGCTAGACTAAATGCTGTATCAGAAAATACTTGGTCAGTTTTGGCCTACGTTCTAAATGGTCTTATATTTATAATAGTTGGATTGCAACTGCCAAATATAATTAAAATTGCTTTTTATGAAGTTACAATCAATAATTTTGAAGCTATCATTGATGTTTTATTAATAACATTATCTTTACTTACACTTAGATATCTATGGGTTTTATTTATGTATAGGTTTGGAGATAATGCCTGCAAAGCAGAAAAAAGAAGTGTTAAATTTCACGCTGCACTTTTAACTTCCCTTTCAGGAGTAAGAGGAGCTGTCACATTAGCTACAGTTCTTTCGATTCCTTTGGCATTAGAAAATGGTGAACCCTTTCCTGAGAGAACATTAATTTTATTTTTGTCCGTTGGGGTAATTCTAACTACACTTCTTATTACAACTTTCATATTACCCCTATTTGCTAATAAAAATATCCCTAAAGAGACCGATTATTTACAGATAATGAATAAAGCACAGATAAAAGTTTGGGATAACACTATAAATAAATTAAAATTAGAAATTGATAATAAAAAGTACATTAATATGATTATAAGCGAGTATAAATATCGTATTCATCAATTAAAACGTGGAAATTCTTATTATAAGAACTGGAACAGGAGCAGCAAAGAGGAAAAGAAATGGATGCTTATATGTTTTAAAAAAGAAATTGAAAATACCAGAAAGATGTTACAAGAAAATAAGATAGATGAATCAACTGCATACTTTTATGAAAAATCAGTTAGAAATAAAATCAAATTAATGTCATCAGTTGAAGGTTTTTCGTTGATTTTCAAAGAGGCTTTAATGCGGATTTCTTCTTTAATTTTTAATATTAAAAAACTTAGGTATATATTAAGAGGAATTGAAAACAAAAAAAGAAGTGAACAACAATTAAAAGATTTAGCCATGAAAGACCTTTATTTTACTAATGCAAAATACTTAATTCAATATGTTAAATCTATCATCACTCCTGAAAATGAAGAAACGCTAAAGAAAATAATTTTATATTATCAAGGTGTCTATTGGGTTGCAAGCAAACCAATCTTAGGAAAAGCTAGCAAGTATGAAAAGAAAAAAATTCAAATTAAAGCAATGCAACTAGAAAGAAATACTATACAATCTTTATTTGAAAATGGAGATATAACTTGGAATATAGCATCTGAACTAAGAAAAAATCTAAATTATATTGAAAGTGATGTTTTAAGATAA
- a CDS encoding IS1634 family transposase, with protein MDKELLLENIEMEAYSHGKATLVAGMCKKLGVINIFDQYLTKQNGRKPDIAYGIMAQMMLANLCHSRRPLYLMDEYFEHIDIEGTFNSDAKPHNLTDDRFGCFLDNFHEAGPRKIFSEISMTAFATYGLSIKNINYDTTSKVMWGQYETEEGKIDEISIDYGYSKDKRNDKKQIKIGIGTANGIVVDAKVLSGNTDDKTYNNDAIDDVDEILKKSKTSKDSFYYVADSAFFTEENINKANGRDIKFITRAPETTNMSKIYIGKFFSERQLTKDVIFENAQGKKVKYQVLDYKSEYKGIPVKLAVCYSFTLEETKRKTISRHAEKEYAELEKKIKVFSKRSFACEADSQKEIEEFLKTKGKKLKYHSVNLNIEMNEKRKRKKADNKDSQKEYEYTINLEINREDSKIEAAIERECTFILASNDSDISCEEMLKEYKTQSSVEKKFQQLKAPEFIDDLFVKTPKRVEALTYMILIGLMILSVMEHVVRREMKKDNTIILGPGKIKMSKPSLKAIMGIFEYVPIQVIKVNNNCIRKFQKPLKDNQRQILNYLGLDESIFVGHAI; from the coding sequence ATGGATAAAGAGTTGTTATTGGAAAATATTGAAATGGAAGCATATAGCCATGGAAAAGCGACGCTTGTAGCAGGTATGTGTAAGAAACTAGGAGTTATCAACATCTTTGATCAATATTTGACTAAACAAAATGGGAGAAAGCCTGATATAGCTTATGGGATAATGGCTCAAATGATGTTAGCAAATCTTTGTCATTCAAGACGACCATTATATCTTATGGATGAGTATTTTGAACATATTGATATTGAAGGGACATTTAACAGCGATGCGAAGCCTCATAATCTTACAGATGATAGATTTGGCTGTTTTCTTGATAATTTTCATGAAGCTGGTCCAAGAAAAATTTTTTCTGAAATAAGTATGACTGCTTTCGCTACGTATGGATTGAGTATAAAGAATATTAATTACGATACTACCTCAAAGGTAATGTGGGGCCAGTATGAAACAGAAGAAGGTAAAATAGATGAAATATCAATTGATTATGGATATAGTAAAGATAAAAGAAATGATAAGAAACAAATAAAAATTGGAATTGGAACAGCTAACGGTATAGTTGTAGACGCAAAAGTTCTTTCGGGTAATACAGATGATAAAACTTATAATAATGACGCTATAGATGATGTTGATGAAATTTTAAAAAAATCCAAAACTAGTAAAGATTCATTCTACTATGTTGCAGATAGTGCATTTTTTACAGAAGAAAATATTAATAAAGCAAATGGTAGAGATATAAAATTTATAACAAGAGCTCCTGAAACAACAAATATGTCTAAAATCTATATTGGTAAATTTTTTAGTGAAAGACAGTTAACAAAAGATGTTATTTTTGAAAATGCCCAAGGTAAAAAAGTTAAATATCAAGTATTAGATTATAAATCAGAATATAAGGGGATTCCAGTTAAACTGGCAGTCTGTTATTCCTTCACTCTTGAAGAAACCAAAAGGAAAACTATTTCTAGGCATGCAGAAAAAGAATATGCCGAATTAGAGAAAAAAATCAAAGTATTTTCCAAGCGTAGCTTCGCGTGCGAAGCAGATTCACAAAAAGAAATAGAAGAGTTTTTAAAGACTAAAGGGAAAAAATTAAAATACCATTCTGTTAATTTGAATATTGAAATGAATGAAAAACGTAAGCGTAAAAAAGCTGATAATAAGGATTCACAAAAGGAATATGAATATACTATTAATTTAGAAATTAACCGTGAAGATTCAAAAATTGAAGCAGCAATTGAAAGAGAGTGTACTTTCATCTTAGCAAGTAATGATTCTGATATTTCATGTGAAGAAATGCTGAAAGAATACAAAACTCAAAGCAGCGTAGAGAAAAAGTTTCAGCAGCTAAAAGCACCAGAGTTTATAGATGACCTTTTTGTAAAAACTCCCAAAAGAGTTGAAGCCTTAACATACATGATACTTATTGGTTTAATGATTTTATCAGTAATGGAACATGTAGTCAGACGTGAGATGAAGAAAGATAATACGATTATACTTGGACCTGGAAAAATAAAAATGTCCAAGCCGAGTTTAAAAGCTATAATGGGTATCTTTGAGTATGTGCCTATACAAGTAATTAAAGTTAATAACAATTGTATAAGAAAGTTTCAAAAACCACTAAAAGATAATCAACGGCAGATATTGAATTATTTAGGTTTGGATGAAAGTATTTTTGTTGGACATGCTATTTAA
- a CDS encoding galactose ABC transporter substrate-binding protein produces the protein MKILKKVLSLTFISIFLLYSISQTSYASPDISSQTPLKVGVFLNSFNDLFISNVKKNLEDIQKQNENKVQFTFFNANGNQVVQNEDVDKALNENFNLLVLNPVSTNMDQLQDTLNKIAQKDIPLILYYAKTKPIVNFIKNYHNSVVIDTDVDQSGIIQGKIIVDTWNTNKEKLDKNKDNIIQYIMLKGPSNSPETIERTKYSILTINEAGIKTQELLSIPYNWEEECGRTSMESTLLTLDGKIEAIISNNDAMAIGAIKTLQKYGYNKGYNSRNIPIVGIDGLPKAQELINQGIMTGTVVQDSQAHANAIYTIGMNLISGNNPLNGTNYKFDESGVTINIPYQEYKPQKQ, from the coding sequence ATGAAGATATTAAAAAAGGTACTATCTCTTACTTTCATATCTATATTTTTATTATATAGTATTAGCCAAACTTCATATGCCAGCCCGGATATTAGTTCTCAAACTCCACTTAAAGTAGGTGTATTCTTAAATAGTTTTAATGATCTATTTATTTCTAATGTAAAGAAAAACTTAGAGGATATTCAAAAACAAAATGAAAATAAAGTCCAATTTACTTTTTTTAATGCCAATGGAAACCAAGTTGTTCAAAATGAAGATGTTGACAAAGCACTCAATGAGAACTTTAATCTTCTTGTATTAAATCCAGTCAGCACCAATATGGATCAGCTTCAAGATACTCTCAATAAAATAGCACAAAAGGATATTCCATTAATTTTATACTATGCAAAAACTAAACCAATAGTAAATTTTATAAAAAATTATCATAATTCTGTTGTTATTGATACAGATGTTGATCAGTCTGGAATTATTCAAGGCAAAATCATAGTAGATACATGGAATACTAATAAAGAAAAATTAGATAAAAATAAAGATAATATAATTCAATATATCATGTTAAAGGGCCCATCTAATAGTCCAGAAACAATTGAAAGAACTAAATATTCTATATTAACAATTAATGAAGCAGGAATAAAAACTCAAGAGCTTTTATCAATACCTTATAATTGGGAAGAGGAATGTGGTAGAACTTCAATGGAATCAACTTTATTAACACTTGATGGTAAAATTGAAGCAATAATTTCTAATAATGACGCCATGGCAATAGGTGCCATTAAAACACTCCAAAAATATGGTTATAATAAAGGTTATAACTCAAGAAACATTCCGATTGTTGGTATTGATGGTTTGCCAAAAGCTCAAGAATTAATTAATCAAGGAATTATGACAGGTACTGTTGTACAAGATTCACAAGCTCATGCCAATGCAATTTACACAATAGGAATGAATCTAATTTCTGGCAACAATCCTCTTAATGGTACCAATTATAAATTTGATGAAAGTGGAGTTACAATTAACATCCCTTATCAGGAATACAAACCACAAAAGCAGTAG
- a CDS encoding GNAT family N-acetyltransferase, translating into MNNTIVVKAMKESDIDQVIKLWRDIFGSSFLEESVTKEQLITYLKKNPKASSVACNEDGKVIGALLCGSDGIRGFIYHIAIYSEYRVNEIEKRMLDRSLAKLKEIGIKTGFIFTQSSNHDMEVAFNSIGWVVIPNELNLGI; encoded by the coding sequence ATGAATAATACTATAGTGGTGAAGGCTATGAAGGAATCTGATATAGACCAAGTAATTAAACTGTGGAGAGATATTTTTGGCTCATCATTTTTAGAAGAATCTGTGACTAAAGAACAATTAATTACATATTTAAAAAAGAATCCAAAAGCCAGCTCTGTAGCATGTAACGAAGATGGAAAGGTAATTGGAGCTTTATTATGTGGCAGCGATGGTATAAGAGGATTTATATATCATATTGCTATATATAGTGAATATAGAGTTAATGAAATCGAAAAAAGAATGTTAGATCGTTCTTTAGCAAAATTGAAGGAAATTGGAATAAAAACTGGTTTTATATTTACGCAAAGCAGTAATCATGACATGGAAGTAGCTTTTAATTCTATAGGATGGGTTGTTATTCCGAATGAACTTAATTTGGGAATTTAG
- a CDS encoding NHL repeat-containing protein, which yields MTYIAILLVVLKSHPVLSICGCILFGIISQSAFPKKARFHLAKFSIIFFVIIIANIFVGHFLTNIIIDNFGEKGEAMILDNSPTSDQYNNERVYRYNVMIRPDNDSNAISTYFLSSDFNIVHNDSLNRYSYPSTGVKFNVKYIKAYPKAFVIIANDDSEYGRQVQINKYSSEKSKIENQLKMDPENSDLKEKLKELDNKIQSIIDSNSGNTSENAKKLQLNNYLSEKSNIEDQLKLDPENSTLKKKLEELNIKILSINNSNFSGELVAIFGGKGTDSGKLNDARYITVDSDNNVWIADYTDGRIQQFNNSGEFIKMIQINGDKNDSKLIKGLAADMNGNLYISSGSTIQKYKIADGSLSATFKGNDYYGPLAVDKDNNIYLLTSSATENTLFKLNSDGAVLARFNNIIKKANQDDPGMNADLALDSSGNIYIFSEYSKKIYVYNSNGDFVKYLDLKLNNQDINIETISIDNSDNLYVKNFNGNYKFDLNGNLLNILPDKNYYSTDVDSNNNIYMSDNDDIFEYNLNGPTQ from the coding sequence ATGACATATATAGCTATTCTTTTGGTTGTATTAAAATCTCACCCAGTGCTGAGTATTTGCGGATGTATTCTTTTTGGTATCATTAGTCAGTCTGCTTTCCCCAAAAAAGCCAGATTTCATTTAGCAAAATTTTCTATAATATTTTTTGTGATTATTATTGCTAATATTTTTGTAGGACATTTTTTAACTAATATTATTATTGACAATTTTGGTGAAAAAGGAGAAGCTATGATCTTAGATAATTCACCAACATCAGACCAATATAATAATGAAAGAGTTTATCGTTATAATGTTATGATTAGACCCGACAATGATAGCAATGCTATTTCAACTTACTTTTTATCATCTGATTTTAATATTGTTCATAATGATTCACTTAATAGATACTCCTATCCTTCAACTGGAGTCAAATTCAATGTAAAGTATATAAAAGCTTATCCAAAAGCTTTTGTTATTATAGCCAATGATGATAGTGAATATGGTAGACAAGTTCAGATTAATAAGTATTCATCAGAGAAATCTAAAATAGAAAATCAATTAAAAATGGACCCTGAAAACTCCGATCTTAAAGAAAAGCTTAAGGAATTGGATAATAAAATTCAATCTATTATTGATAGCAATAGTGGTAATACTAGTGAGAATGCAAAAAAACTTCAGCTTAACAATTATTTATCAGAAAAATCTAATATAGAAGATCAATTAAAACTTGATCCTGAAAACTCTACTCTCAAGAAAAAACTTGAAGAGTTAAACATAAAAATTCTTTCTATTAATAACAGTAATTTTTCTGGAGAATTAGTCGCTATATTCGGCGGGAAAGGTACAGATTCTGGGAAACTGAATGATGCAAGATATATTACAGTAGATTCTGATAATAATGTTTGGATAGCAGATTATACTGATGGGCGAATTCAGCAGTTTAATAACTCTGGTGAATTCATTAAGATGATTCAAATAAATGGAGATAAAAATGACTCTAAACTAATTAAAGGACTAGCTGCAGATATGAACGGAAATTTATATATCTCTTCTGGTAGCACGATTCAAAAATATAAAATAGCTGATGGTAGTTTATCAGCAACTTTTAAGGGAAATGATTATTATGGTCCTTTAGCAGTTGATAAGGATAATAATATATATTTGCTAACTTCTTCAGCAACAGAAAACACATTATTTAAGTTAAACTCTGATGGAGCAGTACTTGCTCGTTTTAATAATATTATAAAAAAAGCTAATCAAGATGATCCAGGTATGAATGCTGACTTGGCATTAGATAGTTCTGGTAATATCTATATCTTTAGTGAATATAGCAAAAAGATATATGTATATAATTCTAATGGAGATTTCGTTAAATATTTAGATTTAAAGCTTAATAATCAAGATATCAACATTGAGACAATTTCTATAGATAATAGCGATAATTTATATGTAAAAAATTTTAATGGAAATTATAAATTTGACCTTAATGGCAATTTACTTAACATTTTACCTGATAAAAATTACTATAGTACTGATGTGGATTCAAACAACAATATTTATATGTCTGATAATGATGATATATTTGAATATAATCTAAATGGTCCTACACAGTAA
- a CDS encoding methyl-accepting chemotaxis protein, with the protein MKLKKIKLKSIRTKLVMSLLGICLIPLIILGFGANEQAKSILNQKLKLTSQQTLLELNDGIDNYFSGFVSMTKALSTNYNFVNSDKDESYLAIASMLKDVKESDNDIFSTYFASVDDKFEIYPSEKMPDGYKASDRDWYKQAIEHKDQVIITLPFKSAQTGKNVVAIAKAVEKDGKLVGVCAMNVSLDTITEKISTKKIGNTGYIFVSDIDGKNMIAHKNKDLIGTDVASKQSFWEDVKNNNAGFLTYEFNNTKKFGVYGTNPTTGWKVVATLDEKEVTNDTNSILATTVYISLVILIICIMLSLFLSKGIAQNIKKLKEVFEKTSKGDLTASINLSTKDEFMELSQSFNDMISNISKLIENVTESSKTVLETSSNLANMSEEVTASIEEVSKSIEDVSHGAVNQSQNAQHGVLEMNELSGKLDEINENSHEMDKLSANTKELGAKGLSMIDTLIEKSDKTKNATDEVNGIVQEMAENTKTIDTISEKISQITEQTNLLALNASIESARAGEAGKGFAVVAEEIRKLAEQSKVSTEEIKEIIVNIRNKSDKATGAIVTAENMVKEQELAVGKTLEIFKEIIESIGVMSAKVNEVKASVVDINRSKQSVIAEIENISSISQETAAASEEVSASTEEIDSAMVRFTKHAEELQSLSEKLGEELARFKI; encoded by the coding sequence ATGAAGTTAAAGAAAATTAAACTAAAAAGTATTAGAACCAAGCTTGTTATGAGTTTATTAGGAATATGCTTAATTCCTTTGATAATTCTTGGATTTGGTGCCAATGAACAAGCTAAATCGATTCTTAATCAAAAATTGAAACTTACAAGTCAACAAACTCTTTTAGAATTAAATGATGGAATTGATAACTATTTTAGTGGGTTTGTAAGCATGACTAAAGCATTATCAACTAATTATAATTTTGTTAATTCTGATAAAGATGAATCATACTTAGCTATAGCTAGTATGTTAAAAGATGTCAAGGAAAGTGATAACGATATCTTTAGTACATATTTTGCAAGTGTAGATGATAAATTTGAAATATATCCTAGTGAGAAAATGCCAGATGGATATAAGGCTAGTGATAGGGATTGGTATAAGCAAGCAATAGAACATAAAGACCAAGTTATAATAACTTTACCATTTAAAAGTGCTCAAACTGGAAAAAATGTTGTAGCTATAGCTAAGGCAGTGGAAAAGGATGGAAAATTAGTTGGTGTATGTGCAATGAACGTGTCTTTAGATACAATTACAGAAAAGATATCAACTAAGAAAATAGGTAATACCGGATATATATTTGTTTCAGATATAGATGGTAAAAATATGATAGCGCATAAGAATAAAGATTTAATTGGAACAGATGTAGCATCTAAGCAATCATTTTGGGAAGATGTAAAAAATAATAATGCGGGATTCTTAACATATGAATTTAATAATACAAAGAAATTTGGAGTATATGGGACAAACCCTACTACTGGATGGAAGGTCGTAGCTACTCTTGATGAGAAAGAAGTAACTAATGATACCAATTCAATACTCGCGACAACAGTATACATATCTTTAGTTATATTAATAATTTGTATAATGCTATCATTATTTTTAAGTAAAGGTATAGCACAAAATATTAAAAAGTTAAAAGAAGTATTTGAAAAAACTTCAAAGGGAGATTTAACTGCATCGATAAATTTATCTACAAAAGATGAATTTATGGAACTTTCACAATCTTTTAATGATATGATATCTAATATATCAAAGCTTATAGAAAATGTTACAGAATCATCTAAAACAGTATTAGAGACATCATCAAACCTAGCAAATATGTCAGAAGAGGTAACAGCATCAATAGAAGAAGTATCAAAATCAATAGAAGACGTTTCACATGGTGCAGTTAATCAGTCTCAGAATGCTCAGCATGGGGTTTTAGAAATGAATGAGCTATCAGGTAAATTAGATGAAATTAATGAAAACTCACATGAAATGGACAAACTTTCTGCAAATACTAAGGAATTAGGAGCAAAAGGACTATCTATGATTGACACTTTGATAGAAAAATCAGATAAGACGAAAAATGCTACAGATGAAGTTAATGGAATTGTTCAAGAAATGGCTGAAAATACTAAAACGATAGATACTATATCTGAAAAAATATCTCAAATAACAGAACAGACAAACCTTTTAGCATTAAATGCAAGCATAGAGTCAGCACGTGCTGGTGAAGCAGGAAAAGGCTTTGCTGTTGTGGCTGAAGAAATAAGAAAACTTGCAGAACAATCTAAAGTATCTACTGAAGAGATAAAGGAGATTATTGTAAATATAAGAAATAAGTCAGATAAAGCAACAGGTGCCATTGTAACTGCTGAGAATATGGTAAAAGAACAGGAATTAGCAGTAGGTAAGACACTGGAAATATTTAAAGAGATAATAGAATCAATTGGGGTAATGAGTGCTAAGGTTAATGAGGTAAAAGCATCTGTAGTTGATATAAATAGAAGTAAACAAAGTGTAATAGCTGAAATTGAAAATATTTCATCAATATCACAAGAAACTGCAGCTGCATCAGAGGAAGTTAGTGCATCAACAGAAGAAATAGATTCTGCTATGGTTAGATTCACTAAGCATGCAGAGGAACTTCAATCACTTTCAGAAAAATTGGGAGAGGAATTAGCTAGATTTAAGATATAG